A region from the Gossypium hirsutum isolate 1008001.06 chromosome A08, Gossypium_hirsutum_v2.1, whole genome shotgun sequence genome encodes:
- the LOC107917212 gene encoding uncharacterized protein produces METFRKVLKDCNLVDVGFSGNWFLWERGNLLETNIQERLDRGVATDEWLSLFPESQIQHLSHSFSDRCPLLITTKRKDKRRIDRSLKFEAWWVMEESFFKKVRNIWENSTRDLLSKLESVKRGLQRWADEIRYSRKENKEVLTSKLKKLLEDERSDEILAELIDTKIELNFEIEKDERYWEQRTRVNWLKL; encoded by the coding sequence ATGGAAACTTTTCGAAAGGTGTTAAAAGATTGCAATTTAGTGGATGTAGGTTTTTCTGGGAACTGGTTCCTGTGGGAGAGGGGTAATTTACTAGAAACAAATATCCAAGAACGTTTAGATAGGGGTGTGGCTACTGATGAATGGTTATCTCTTTTTCCTGAATCTCAAATTCAGCATCTTTCTCATTCTTTTTCAGACCGTTGCCCACTGCTTATTACTACAAAACGTAAAGATAAGAGGCGAATTGATAGAAGTCTCAAATTCGAAGCATGGTGGGTTATGGAggaatcattttttaaaaaggttAGAAATATTTGGGAAAATTCCACAAGAGATTTATTGAGTAAGCTGGAAAGTGTTAAAAGAGGGTTGCAGAGATGGGCTGATGAAATTCGATATAGTAGAAAAGAGAATAAGGAGGTGTTAACTTCTAAGTTGAAAAAATTGCTGGAAGATGAGAGAAGTGATGAAATTTTAGCAGAACTCATtgatacaaaaattgaacttaattttgagattgaaaaagatgaGCGATACTGGGAACAAAGAACGCGAGTTAATTGGCTGAAATTATGA